From the genome of Cyprinus carpio isolate SPL01 chromosome B24, ASM1834038v1, whole genome shotgun sequence:
aatatatattatagatgatgatctatatgtacatatacatacatatttgtatatgttctttacttaaaattaaatatttttttttttttaaaaagcattatttattaatattgactGTTAATTGGAAATGAAATAAGATCGCAAGTTTTTGGCTGATGCCGATAATCTCAAATTATCGGTcaaatatcagccgatatatcggTTGATTATCAATACGGGTCAAAATTCAGACTCGGATCTGGTCTCTGATTGGACAATCCTGCAGCATCCACACTCATTCACAACATCACAATAtgaattatttagaaataatgtattaattcagTTTATAGATCAGGAGTTTTTAATCTGCCGTCCTTAAaaagtttgggggggggggggactgttaaaatgtaaaaatgaataataataaaagattcaaataaacatattaaaataaaataaaaaataataatttgtatttttacaataaaaatacagcaagtaaacaataaacaatattatttagctattttaaacaaatttaaataaatttataaaatgcatCAACCACTGCATTCTAACAAAATAGAATcaacaaaaactataatttttctaaatataatattataccgGCATAATATGTCCTATATAGTAAATAGATAGTATACCGATCTAAATCAGGTCTTTATACatgaaattatacagtatataaggtGAGGGACCCTCACATGAGGATGCTCATGTTTGGGGCCtgtggcatttaaaataataaaaacctcaTAGAAATAAGACGAACCTCCTCTAAATGAATACAGAGCTCTTGAGATGCTGACATGTGTATACAAGATATGAACAGACACACAGAATGAAAATGCATGAAACAtaatgcatgcatacatgcagAATAAAGACACTGGACCGAGGCCTGCGTTCACCTGCAGAACAGCACTCACATCCTAAAGACAAGTTTGGGAATATGCACGAGGATGCAGGGTGTGTTTTATGATCTTATGTGTCACAAAGCATGCATATTTCAGCTCGTGCTTAAATGCATGCGCTAACGAGGATGCAGCGCGCGCACGGGGTGACTTTCACGAATCTCATGCATGCGGGGAAATATCAAAAGCTGATGCCAACGACACTCACCGACGGATCTGTAGCCCAGGACGGCGATCTTTCGCGATTTCGGCTGCGGCATCTTTATTTATTCCCTATCACATCAATATCCACATGTAAGAGGCTCGTCTGGTCTGGAACAAACGAAATCACATGGATTTGATCCGGTATTGCGTTTCAACGTCGTGGATATCGAAGTGGAGAAAAGTATTAAATCCGTTCCGCCGAAAGAAGCGAATATTGTTGATAAATTACGAGGAAAGTCTCAGACTCTGCGTCACTGCCCACCTCAAACCTGCGTTAACTATTCAAGAATGAGCGCGCAGGATTGGTTGAGCTCGGCCTGAGAGGCGGGACGCGTCGCTGTTAATCGCACAACCATTGGCTGAACGGGACTCTACGGTTCTAGAAGTGCGCATGTGATTGGATGAATGCGGTTGTCAATCATAACACGCCGGATTATTACTTGAAAAGTGCCTTTCGAAAGACATAACGATGGTGGATCATCAACTCAGATTTGAAAAGAAACGTATCAGTTGATTTAACCAtaatttcacaattaaattaaaaattttaatatttttttcactttgagTGACTATGTCTAACATGAAAAATCGACAgtttattaagaaattaagagGTGTTTCTGCattttgtcttatatatatatatatattccccttTGGTTCTTGATGCGTATGAAAAAGCATAAATGTCAGTATCTGCTGCCCTCTTCTGGACAGACAAACCTACACACaagctttacatttattttttcattttcaaaaacagtaaCCTATTATAACTAATAATCCCCGTTTTTTTGCGTTTGTCTTGGTCTTTTCCACTTTCTAGTATTATTACTTATCTTACTGATTGCATATGCATTTAAACAAGAATGggtgtatttatacacacatttatttatttatttgcgtatttatttatttatcgtttTGGCAGGTTTCGTCCTCCATAACGGTAccgtatcattttttttttcttctttatcctttatttttattccttGCCATCTCCAGATCATTTCCCCAGTTTAACACTTTATTATGAAATGCTTTCAGCATGCTggttaataatgataaatgtagaTGCCTAGCctgaaatataaacttttttaatgcaatttgagcataaaaacattatttatgggacagttaattttagattttgttgCTAATTGAAGTATGTTACTGTGtggcagtttttgagatttcaggatttcCTGATTTATGTAGATAGGACTTGGTCTTGGCTGGCTGAAATAACCAGTGTTGGGAGTAATGCATTtctaagtaattaattattttaatttaattactcttcccttaaaaaaaaaaagcagagtaagggattactcttaatttttctttaatttaattgcagttattgcattaaatactgtatagactATAGAACAATTCTATAcgaaacaacaattaaaatgtaacatctaatgttaaaatatgtttttaatgtaaccttctctctttaaatactttggtcagttcaagaatcatttatgcaattttatattattgatctgaaaacattaaaagcaGTTTCTTATCTATCCTTGTATTGTTACTGATCGAGGTTGATACAGGATTTAGGAAGTAATAAGTAATACAATACTTTTTAGAGAAAGAAATTAGTACAGttatctaattacactgttgaagacgTAATTTGTAGCTAgtaattacttacttttttttagaGTATACCTTACTCAACACTGGAAATAACTGGAGTTGTTGCAGATATTGTGGTGACCCATTCTGTCTTTATTGTGTGACATTGACATTAGTCATGTGACCAGACTACATGATTATATGATATACTATAATGAAATGCAAAGCAATTTTAACCAGAGATACAGCACAATTCAGAAATAGAAATAATAGTATCCATAACACCAGCTAACTAAAGAATATTTATGTAGAATTGTAAATGAACTTGGATAAGAGGAGTTGTAAagatgcattacaaaaatgacaagAGAAGCTGTATGCATTAAAATGCGCATGCGTTATAAGGAGCGTTTAAATGTGTGAGAGGAAGCGTCAGATCTCTGTGTTTCACTCAGTGGATGAATACTGCGGGCTGATCTGCTTCAGCTTCTCCATGACAGACTTGTACTGCTCCATCTGTTCATCCTCTGAGAGGGAAGACCGATTGATATCCAGGAACTTATATGCATTTTCAGACTGAACGCTGAAAACACCTTGTGCACGTCGACAGGATACACCGAATGTCTTCCAGTACTGAAAGATCAAAGCCACAGAAGATTAATCACTACACATCTAGTCAAAACACACTGATTAAAAATCACACACCTGTTCACTCATTCACTATTCTCTACATAGTGAAAGCAACATTGTTCACTATATGGGGAATAAAAATGAGTGAGCAAATGAAAATATGGATAATAGACAGACAATATGATAGTACAACtcattatttattctgtttaacatatttaataattgtattccttattaattaacaataattgaGCATACCAAATGGTCACTAATACTGaccataaaacaaaagaaaaactaaaaaaaaaaaatcttttgaatcaAGCAGGACTTTTATTCTGTGTTCAGAGAAGAGTTCTACAAATCTTATGAGATGGACAGAATCTTCATCCGACCTTAAAAAGCATTATGAAATAACcacaattttgaatttttatattttaataagctattatttatttattgtaacatAAAGAATAGAGAGTTATTCCCATCAAAGTTTCTTTAAATGTGAATACTAATCAAAGGTGTAATGTGACCTCTCTTGCTGCTTCAGTGGAGGTCAGAAACTCCTCCTTCATGTCATCCAGGTCCTCAGTGAGATTGTCCCCAACAAGGGTCCTGTCTTTCAGTGTGTCCAGCAGAGATCCCACTCTCTCCCAGAACTTCTGAAGCTGAAACAGAATCTGCTTGATTCGAGAAAGACACTTCTGAACCTCCTCCAGGTAGACAATCAGACCTGGACAAACAACATCAGATGGTTTTGATTTTAGACCATTTAAACTTGATTTGGTGGAAATATATAAAGCATTATATGTAGCATTTTCAATTCATGCTGGGACACAGAAACATCAACACAAACTAAAACAGAATAGAAGGCATGACTGTAGAAGTGTTTTCTAAATAACATCTTAGTAGATCATGAAAGAGTTCATGAGAAAGTCTCTCACCATGCTTCATTCTGTAACGGCCCAACTGCTTCTGAAGTTCAGTCAGATGGTTTTTGTTCATCCAACTAACATTTTCTGCTCTCATCCTCTCTTCCAGCTGGGCTATTTCCTCCTCCAGACTCTTGATCTTCTTTAAAGGTTCAAATGGTTCTtccagttttttctgtatttgaatcACATCAACAGCACACTTCTCCACACTTTGGATGTGTTGTTCATACCTGAATACGGTGCATTCAGATAAATGAACACAGTGAATGAACTGATAGTCAGAGCTGTACACATgtgttatatacagtatgcatcaaTGTGGGTAATTGTTGATATTCTGTATGGTGCTATTCTGTTTCAAGATTTCAGAGCTGCACTGCTCACACTGATATGCATCATGTAAGATATTAAGACTTTgaatttatatctattttttttttttttttcgttttatcgcaaattactttttgttttcagtgtaaaGCTCAGTTATGTTACGCttacaattaaaacatgtcaAATTTGTATTTGCTACCATGTTTAttctaaaaacaattaaaaacctaATTCTGTGCAGTTTTGCTCTTCAGTGAAATGTATCTTGCTATAAGGATGTTTAgagattaaaattatttttttttttttgtaaaatgataatGTTTTTACCTCTTCACCATGGAATCAACAGGTTTAATGATGTCATCAATCCATGTTCTGACTTTCCCCATGTATGACAAAGCCAAAAGGTGTTTGTTCTTTTCAACGACTTTCGTCAGTATTGGGAACAGAGAGGAGTCCAAGTTGGAACTCGTGCCGACACACTATGAcaaaacagcattgtttatttttgggttattttggtACTTTGGTTTTCTTtggtatttatatttgtatatattggTTTGGACTGAGAACTTGTAAACATGTACACTGCTGGACTGTTGGATTATTGGTGCACGTCTAAATAAAACACCAGTTTACACTGAAGAAAATCTACGGGTTGAGCCataatttttccccccttttttcccGGAATTTAACGTTCTGCAGTAGACTGAGGAGACCCATTCTGTGTCTTTCAACATCTTCTGCATCACATTTGGTGGCAGCGATGGGATGGCAAACCGTAGGAAAGCACCGAAAGGGAAGAG
Proteins encoded in this window:
- the LOC109057336 gene encoding uncharacterized protein LOC109057336, producing the protein MAHSKDSPWTLEFPQDLLPSAERTALLYHLCYLLLGRFLDLQSLIREQALETQRVFRCSEAVIIKCVGTSSNLDSSLFPILTKVVEKNKHLLALSYMGKVRTWIDDIIKPVDSMVKRYEQHIQSVEKCAVDVIQIQKKLEEPFEPLKKIKSLEEEIAQLEERMRAENVSWMNKNHLTELQKQLGRYRMKHGLIVYLEEVQKCLSRIKQILFQLQKFWERVGSLLDTLKDRTLVGDNLTEDLDDMKEEFLTSTEAAREYWKTFGVSCRRAQGVFSVQSENAYKFLDINRSSLSEDEQMEQYKSVMEKLKQISPQYSSTE